One Mya arenaria isolate MELC-2E11 chromosome 7, ASM2691426v1 genomic window carries:
- the LOC128240268 gene encoding uncharacterized protein LOC128240268 — translation MRRLEDGPGTKIGVTPDVLEVNRAQTQPQGSMMGGPGHGGAQGYSGGQIEEPGMESAAVCSISVSLSRSIENLSASGFGENQLSQAVSEGVIRSRSEYGNTLSVTSKFIPSARSFESALGNDGSKQGPGQEHAKQFFTNTAHSFESTLPRYKSIDHDIDQGSDIRITEPMSPDKEDQNSKKSKLQMPETFAGNVLEIPINMDTRRRHSFNGNEDRLEASIFAMKHSNSGEEPRRKQVLRKQIAIDVEDPLRSDSPGKHSPRSITVSAEEEKRVLSHYNIDSHSHFGQHNHHVTVIRTTPSAIERNSSKEDQKFLPLHFRGRQPESTRSAESLNKQYHGCLSPEIQRFKPTINIISNESGLSTQYRSRYLDPARESFRAGRGFSSGSEDSPGPSSREPSPFRKEAMRAVSPYSKERYKLSTPTPVIKTQVKKEASEIGYELNKQSSSGSSDTGSGPTFPEYCANIVITSETGEVVECKAEDFSETFEVPEGVHRRHVHPGNFKKHLHARYLQSLRSRFSSSSTDTSQEHLSQERSDSFRSSSEVFDSTENENSREKDGNTYLRPIFTTRGSSETSEDNDVAMESVIKTSPRSSHSPDQQPLDLSQGLSTESQPDGLQVTGPKISVESPPKHQQRGRPGLSPHGLAARSHLGHHAHSDPDLLSPSVSLLQASSPGVFARSPHLQPPINTNPQSPLCSVPEGDRIFQFNFPSPFEGAHIHVHSDPEFGSPISPGLHFTFPPRSLMSQSASEVTRLAVSPRAFYPNQQTHVHPHLHGHSRSFDSASMLSVEQRRAMSDAEAYLCPVCGQVFPSYDNLAKHMAKHLPTETVRSGDNKIHYCKVCNRSFSRSDMLTRHMRLHTGLKPYECSDCGQVFSRSDHLNTHKRTHTGEKPYRCPQCPYAACRRDMITRHMRTHNKRSAKRGKYLSVPERESHELRKSSLSSTDTTSSQELSSRTFSVSSGDSFDLECGSQSSSRLKSRSLASMDSSEMEFTMTKSKMWSSPSAESGVFEQDPTPQFKTKGQVISQSRSFESKMEIGKKFLSAQHFRQMRNISSTSFESFESHDDILSRTDSIAEDASELGQREDQSSTLPITPESLEKCSLVEKTENSSTC, via the exons ATGCGTCGACTCGAGGATGGACCTGGAACGAAAATAGGGGTCACCCCGGATGTCCTTGAGGTCAATCGGGCTCAAACCCAGCCCCAAGGAAGCATGATGGGGGGTCCGGGTCATGGCGGCGCGCAGGGATACAGCGGGGGTCAAATAGAAGAGCCTGGCATGGAATCGGCGGCAGTGTGTTCAATTAGTGTTTCCTTATCGAGGTCAATCGAGAATTTATCGGCCTCAGGATTTGGAGAAAACCAGCTGTCGCAGGCCGTCAGTGAGGGAGTGATACGTTCGCGTAGTGAATATGGGAACACCTTAAGTGTTACTAGCAAGTTCATCCCATCAGCGAGAAGTTTCGAAAGTGCCTTAGGGAATGATGGGAGTAAACAAGGGCCAGGTCAAGAGCATGCGAAACAGTTCTTTACTAATACCGCACACAGCTTTGAAAGCACTTTACCAAGATATAAAAGTATCGATCACGATATTGATCAAGGTAGCGATATTCGGATAACCGAGCCAATGTCTCCAGATAAAGAGGATCAAAattcaaagaaatcaaaattaCAAATGCCTGAAACATTTGCTGGTAACGTTCTAGAAATTCCTATTAACATGGACACCAGAAGACGCCACAGTTTCAATGGTAACGAAGATAGGCTAGAAGCGAGTATATTTGCAATGAAACATTCAAACTCTGGGGAAGAGCCGCGACGAAAACAAGTGCTACGGAAACAAATTGCTATCGATGTTGAAGACCCATTGAGGTCAGATTCGCCTGGAAAACATTCACCCCGAAGTATAACAGTATCCGCTGAGGAGGAAAAACGTGTGTTATCCCACTATAACATTGATTCACATTCTCATTTTGGTCAACATAATCATCATGTCACTGTTATAAGAACAACTCCTAGTGCAATTGAAAGAAACTCTTCAAAAGAAGATCAGAAATTCCTACCTTTACATTTCCGGGGCAGACAACCTGAGAGTACTAGAAGTGCTGAgtcattaaataaacagtaCCATGGTTGTTTAAGCCCAGAAATTCAAAGATTTAAGCCAACAATTAATATCATATCAAATGAGTCTGGTCTCTCAACGCAGTATAGATCTCGGTATCTTGATCCAGCTAGGGAGAGTTTCCGGGCAGGGCGGGGTTTCTCAAGCGGGTCTGAAGATTCCCCTGGTCCCAGCAGTCGGGAACCGTCTCCTTTCAGGAAGGAAGCAATGCGAGCTGTTTCCCCATATAGCAAAGAACGGTACAAACTTTCGACCCCGACACCAGTTATTAAGACGCAGGTCAAGAAAGAAGCGTCAGAGATTGGGTACGAGCTTAACAAGCAGAGTTCGTCAGGCTCATCAGATACTGGGTCCGGCCCCACATTCCCTGAATACTGTGCAAATATTGTGATAACTAGTGAAACAGGTGAAGTAGTGGAATGTAAAGCAGAAGATTTTTCTGAGACATTTGAGGTCCCTGAGGGCGTGCACAGACGTCATGTACATCCTGgtaactttaaaaaacatttacatgctAGGTATTTACAAAGTTTACGTAGTCGGTTCTCATCTTCGTCAACTGATACATCTCAAGAACATCTATCACAAGAAAGATCTGATTCATTTCGTTCATCGAGTGAAGTTTTCGACAGCACCGAAAATGAGAACAGCAGAGAAAAGGATGGTAATACTTATTTAAGACCTATATTCACCACTAGAGGGAGTTCAGAGACCAGCGAGGACAATGACGTCGCTATGGAATCCGTAATTAAAACATCTCCGCGGTCGTCACATTCCCCGGACCAACAACCACTGGACCTGTCCCAAGGGTTATCCACAGAGTCCCAGCCGGACGGGTTGCAGGTGACGGGCCCCAAGATATCGGTGGAGTCGCCTCCAAAACATCAACAGCGCGGGAGGCCGGGGCTAAGTCCCCATGGACTGGCTGCGAGATCTCACCTAG GCCACCATGCACACAGCGACCCGGACCTGCTAAGCCCGTCTGTTTCGCTGCTACAGGCCAGCTCTCCCGGGGTATTTGCACGATCCCCTCACCTCCAGCCCCCGATCAACACTAACCCCCAGTCACCGCTGTGTTCTGTTCCGGAGGGAGACCGCATCTTTCAGTTCAACTTTCCTAGTCCATTTGAAGGAgctcatatacatgtacattctgatCCAGAGTTCGGAAGCCCGATTTCGCCCGGGTTGCATTTCACATTTCCACCAAGAAGTTTAATGTCACAGTCTGCCTCGGAGGTGACTCGCCTGGCAGTATCTCCACGGGCATTCTATCCAAACCAACAAACCCACGTTCATCCACATTTGCATGGTCATTCCCGGAGCTTTGATTCAGCAAGCATGTTGTCAGTGGAACAAAGGCGGGCCATGTCAGACGCGGAAGCCTATCTGTGCCCCGTATGCGGGCAGGTGTTCCCATCCTATGACAATCTAGCGAAACACATGGCCAAACATTTACCTACAGAAACGGTACGATCAGGTGATAACAAGATACATTACTGCAAAGTGTGCAATAGATCTTTCTCTCGTAGTGATATGTTGACCCGGCATATGCGACTCCATACGGGGCTCAAACCATACGAATGTTCAGACTGTGGTCAGGTGTTCAGTAGAAGTGACCATCTTAACACACATAAAAGGACTCACACGGGTGAGAAACCATATCGCTGCCCACAGTGTCCATATGCTGCTTGTAGACGAGATATGATTACACGGCATATGAGAACGCACAACAAACGATCTGCAAAACGTGGTAAATACTTAAGTGTGCCCGAACGCGAAAGTCACGAGTTGCGAAAGAGCAGTTTAAGTAGCACGGATACGACCTCGAGTCAAGAGTTATCTAGTAGAACGTTCTCCGTCTCGTCAGGAGATAGCTTTGATTTGGAATGTGGGTCTCAATCATCTTCAAGGTTAAAAAGTCGTTCCCTAGCAAGCATGGACAGTTCAGAAATGGAGTTCACAATGACCAAATCAAAGATGTGGTCCTCACCAAGTGCTGAAAGTGGCGTTTTCGAACAAGATCCCACGCCCCAATTTAAGACGAAGGGTCAAGTGAtatcacagtcaaggtcatttGAAAGTAAAATGGAAATAGGGAAGAAATTTTTATCTGCTCAGCATTTCCGACAGATGCGGAACATTTCTTCGACAAGCTTCGAAAGTTTTGAGTCGCATGATGATATACTCTCCCGCACTGATTCGATAGCTGAAGATGCTTCGGAATTGGGGCAACGGGAGGATCAGTCATCCACGCTACCCATAACACCCGAGTCCCTTGAAAAGTGCTCCCTGGTCGAAAAAACGGAAAATAGTAGtacatgttaa